A window of Xylophilus sp. GW821-FHT01B05 contains these coding sequences:
- a CDS encoding DUF2946 family protein has product MHRLRTSAVLARLVLVWFLLAVGAAVASPLMQPQSLELICSGVGQLKLLVKHADGSSNSAQQGHTLDCPLCASVGAPPPVLAQAATVPHPLAYALQPVPAAHIAARTAAPLPARGPPLFL; this is encoded by the coding sequence ATGCATCGCCTGCGCACCTCCGCCGTCCTCGCCCGCCTTGTGCTGGTGTGGTTTCTGCTGGCGGTGGGTGCGGCCGTGGCGTCGCCGCTGATGCAGCCGCAAAGCCTGGAGCTGATCTGCTCGGGCGTGGGCCAGTTGAAGCTGCTGGTCAAGCACGCCGATGGCAGCAGCAACAGCGCGCAGCAGGGCCACACGCTGGACTGCCCGCTCTGTGCCAGCGTGGGCGCGCCGCCGCCAGTGCTGGCGCAGGCCGCCACGGTGCCGCACCCGCTGGCCTACGCACTGCAGCCGGTGCCTGCGGCCCACATCGCCGCGCGCACTGCGGCACCGCTGCCCGCGCGCGGGCCGCCGCTGTTCCTCTGA
- a CDS encoding YcnI family protein — MPFHILRAPLLARTTLAVLASLCSVAQAHIVLDQKSAPAGSYYKAVLRVGHGCDGAATTAITVRMPPGVQAAHPQPKPGWTLDIRRAAEGGEVSDITWRGGQLPDAWYDEFALQVKLPNTPGPLWFKVLQQCGDTSTDWAEVPATGTVTRGLRRPAALLEVQPAAGAAAAMPDMPGMAAEPAAAHQHHH; from the coding sequence ATGCCGTTCCACATTCTTCGTGCGCCCCTTCTCGCACGTACCACCCTGGCCGTGCTGGCCAGCCTTTGCAGCGTCGCGCAGGCGCACATCGTGCTCGACCAGAAGTCCGCCCCCGCCGGCAGCTACTACAAGGCCGTGCTGCGCGTGGGCCATGGCTGCGATGGTGCCGCGACCACGGCCATCACCGTGCGCATGCCGCCCGGCGTGCAGGCCGCGCACCCGCAGCCCAAGCCGGGCTGGACGCTGGATATTCGCCGCGCAGCCGAGGGCGGCGAGGTGTCTGACATCACCTGGCGCGGCGGCCAGCTGCCCGACGCCTGGTACGACGAATTCGCGCTGCAGGTAAAGCTGCCCAATACGCCGGGGCCGCTCTGGTTCAAGGTGCTGCAGCAGTGCGGCGACACCAGCACCGACTGGGCCGAGGTGCCCGCCACCGGCACGGTGACGCGCGGCCTGCGCCGCCCCGCCGCGCTGCTGGAAGTGCAGCCGGCCGCAGGCGCCGCAGCGGCCATGCCGGACATGCCCGGCATGGCGGCCGAGCCCGCCGCCGCGCACCAGCACCACCACTGA
- a CDS encoding TonB-dependent receptor, producing MRIPFMLLPLAAAVAQLAPATAGAQATLGTVTVRDVADPAATVPSIEQARAAARRVPGGTDIVDVERVREGRVSTLQDVLALSPGVVAQPRFGSEETRLSIRGSALQRTFHLRGIKLMQDGIPITLTDGSGDFQALEPLAARYVRVERGANALQYGGSTLGGAINYVSPTGYDTPGLEVRGEAGSYGYRREHVQGGFVRGAGPDGGPAVGAVDGFASFSGYQQQGYRAHARQEAWRFNGNIGYRLSDDVETRLYLGLARSRSELPGNLTRAEYQANPRQAAAGNVALDQQRNIEVARIASLTTIALGQDRVELNAFWSHKHLFHPIFQVLDQGSDDLGVGARWVREGTLAGRRNRFVAGAQLGYGVLDDDRFVNLGGSPGARTNQLHQTAASAELYVQNDWYLRPDLALITGLQAARGTRRNADRFIAAGEGDESFSRGYSGFSPRLGVLWDVVPKAAGAVRGDFAQLFANLSRSFEPPSFGELTGGLRPNLLNAQRATTLEVGSRGARGALDWDLALYRAAVRDEMLQTQVLVAGNSSVAAPQTANVPRTVHQGIEAGVGWQPTRQWEWRSTWTLNDFRFDGDPSFGNNRLPGVPRQLLRSELLWRAAPGGVYAGPVLTVAGRTDADMANTTSAEGYALLGLKTGGPLGKNASWFVEARNLADRRHIASVNVVRSATAATALYLPGDGRSVYAGLQWKL from the coding sequence ATGCGTATCCCTTTCATGTTGCTGCCGCTGGCGGCGGCAGTGGCGCAGCTTGCGCCTGCCACGGCCGGCGCGCAGGCCACGCTGGGTACCGTCACGGTGCGCGACGTGGCCGACCCGGCCGCCACCGTGCCCTCAATCGAGCAGGCGCGCGCGGCGGCGCGGCGCGTGCCGGGCGGCACCGACATCGTCGATGTCGAGCGCGTGCGCGAGGGCCGGGTCTCCACCCTGCAGGATGTGCTGGCGCTGTCGCCCGGCGTGGTGGCGCAGCCGCGCTTTGGTTCGGAGGAAACCCGGCTGTCCATTCGCGGCTCGGCGCTGCAGCGCACCTTTCACCTGCGCGGCATCAAGCTGATGCAGGACGGCATCCCGATCACGCTCACCGATGGCAGCGGCGACTTCCAGGCGCTGGAGCCGCTGGCCGCGCGCTATGTGCGCGTGGAGCGCGGCGCCAACGCGCTGCAGTACGGCGGCTCGACCCTGGGCGGTGCCATCAACTACGTATCGCCCACCGGCTATGACACGCCGGGGCTCGAAGTGCGCGGCGAGGCTGGCAGCTATGGCTACCGGCGCGAGCATGTGCAGGGCGGCTTCGTGCGCGGCGCCGGGCCGGACGGCGGCCCCGCCGTGGGCGCGGTGGATGGCTTTGCCAGCTTCTCGGGCTACCAGCAGCAGGGCTACCGCGCGCATGCGCGCCAGGAGGCCTGGCGCTTCAACGGCAACATCGGCTACCGCCTGAGCGATGACGTGGAAACCCGGCTCTACCTGGGCCTGGCGCGCAGCCGCTCGGAGTTGCCCGGCAACCTCACGCGCGCCGAGTACCAGGCCAACCCGCGCCAGGCGGCGGCTGGCAACGTGGCGCTGGACCAGCAGCGCAACATCGAGGTCGCGCGCATCGCCAGCCTGACCACCATCGCGCTGGGCCAGGACCGGGTCGAGCTGAACGCCTTCTGGTCGCACAAGCACCTGTTCCACCCGATCTTCCAGGTGCTGGACCAGGGCAGCGACGACCTGGGCGTGGGCGCGCGCTGGGTGCGCGAGGGCACGCTGGCCGGCCGGCGCAACCGCTTCGTCGCGGGTGCGCAGCTGGGCTATGGCGTGCTGGACGACGACCGCTTTGTGAACCTGGGCGGCAGCCCCGGCGCGCGCACCAACCAGCTGCACCAGACCGCCGCCAGCGCCGAGCTGTACGTGCAGAACGACTGGTACCTGCGGCCCGACCTGGCGCTGATCACCGGCTTGCAGGCAGCGCGTGGCACGCGCCGCAACGCAGACCGCTTCATTGCGGCGGGCGAGGGCGACGAGAGCTTCTCGCGCGGCTACTCGGGCTTCAGCCCGCGCCTGGGCGTGCTGTGGGATGTCGTGCCCAAGGCCGCCGGCGCGGTGCGCGGCGACTTCGCGCAGCTCTTTGCCAATCTCTCGCGCAGCTTCGAGCCGCCGTCCTTCGGTGAACTCACCGGTGGCCTGCGGCCCAATCTGCTGAACGCGCAGCGCGCCACTACGCTCGAAGTGGGCAGCCGCGGCGCGCGCGGCGCGCTGGACTGGGACCTGGCGCTGTACCGCGCTGCGGTGCGCGACGAAATGCTGCAGACGCAGGTGCTGGTCGCCGGCAACAGCAGCGTGGCCGCGCCGCAAACCGCCAACGTGCCGCGCACCGTGCACCAGGGTATCGAAGCCGGCGTGGGCTGGCAGCCGACCCGGCAATGGGAATGGCGCAGCACCTGGACGCTGAACGACTTCCGCTTTGATGGCGACCCGAGCTTCGGCAACAACCGGCTGCCCGGCGTGCCGCGCCAACTGCTGCGCTCCGAGCTGCTGTGGCGCGCGGCACCTGGTGGCGTCTACGCCGGGCCGGTGCTGACCGTGGCCGGCCGCACCGATGCCGACATGGCCAACACCACCAGCGCCGAGGGCTATGCGCTGCTTGGCCTGAAGACCGGCGGCCCGCTGGGCAAGAATGCCTCGTGGTTCGTCGAGGCCCGCAACCTGGCCGACCGCCGGCACATCGCCAGCGTCAACGTGGTGCGCAGCGCCACTGCCGCCACGGCGCTTTACCTGCCGGGCGACGGCCGCTCCGTCTACGCCGGGCTGCAATGGAAACTTTGA
- a CDS encoding copper chaperone PCu(A)C, whose amino-acid sequence MHTKKLTTWLAAAACAFGLLGAAQAQDVKVEGAWVRASVPGQSGTGGFMTLTAPVALRLVGVATPVAATAEVHEMRMDGEVMRMRALDGLDLPAGTPVQLKPGGYHLMLTGLRQALAKGTTVPLTLLLRDAQGVERQQALTLPVATVAPGAAAAPKDAADHSHHGH is encoded by the coding sequence ATGCACACGAAGAAACTGACGACATGGCTGGCCGCCGCGGCCTGCGCCTTTGGCCTGTTGGGCGCGGCCCAGGCCCAGGACGTGAAAGTGGAGGGCGCCTGGGTGCGCGCCAGCGTGCCGGGCCAGAGCGGCACCGGCGGCTTCATGACGCTGACCGCGCCGGTGGCGCTGCGCCTGGTGGGCGTGGCCACGCCGGTGGCTGCCACCGCCGAGGTGCACGAGATGCGCATGGACGGCGAGGTCATGCGCATGCGCGCCCTCGACGGCCTGGACCTGCCCGCCGGCACGCCGGTGCAGCTCAAGCCCGGCGGCTACCACCTCATGCTCACGGGCCTGCGCCAGGCGCTGGCCAAGGGCACGACCGTGCCGCTCACGCTGCTGCTGCGCGACGCGCAGGGCGTGGAGCGCCAGCAGGCCCTGACGCTGCCGGTGGCCACCGTTGCGCCGGGCGCCGCCGCAGCGCCAAAAGACGCCGCAGACCACTCGCACCACGGGCACTGA
- a CDS encoding PhaM family polyhydroxyalkanoate granule multifunctional regulatory protein: protein MSDSPPFGFGNFVPGFDFLQTLVQSAAKGAAPQASQGPDWSSWIAPTIKVEDLDKRINELKTVQFWLEQNARALAATIQALEVQKMSLATLRSMNVQMGDLAAAFNFPGAAPAATAAPAAAPAGPYDDMYTARPAAVEAPAPEPAAPPAAEEAPAAAKPGTADPLQWWNALTDQFQQIAASAMQDAARQAKDAPLAQMADATRQAFDVAGRMAADAMKTAADSQGAARAEAKKPSKKTSAAPAAKAAAKPARPAASKGWAAAAAPRAAAPPPATAAPAKRPRASTAAAAPASPTRRGRSR, encoded by the coding sequence ATGAGCGATTCCCCGCCTTTCGGTTTCGGCAATTTCGTGCCCGGGTTCGACTTCCTGCAAACGCTGGTGCAGTCCGCCGCCAAGGGCGCGGCGCCGCAGGCGAGCCAGGGGCCGGACTGGTCGAGCTGGATCGCGCCGACCATCAAGGTCGAAGACCTGGACAAGCGCATCAACGAGCTGAAGACCGTGCAGTTCTGGCTGGAGCAGAACGCCCGCGCGCTGGCCGCCACCATCCAGGCGTTGGAGGTGCAGAAGATGTCGCTGGCCACGCTGCGCAGCATGAATGTGCAGATGGGTGATTTGGCCGCGGCCTTCAACTTCCCAGGCGCGGCACCGGCTGCAACTGCTGCGCCGGCCGCAGCGCCCGCCGGCCCCTACGACGACATGTACACCGCGCGCCCAGCCGCCGTCGAGGCGCCAGCGCCCGAGCCCGCTGCGCCACCAGCCGCAGAAGAGGCGCCGGCCGCAGCAAAGCCCGGCACGGCCGACCCGCTGCAGTGGTGGAACGCGCTCACCGACCAGTTCCAGCAGATCGCCGCGAGCGCCATGCAGGACGCCGCGCGCCAGGCCAAGGACGCGCCCCTTGCGCAGATGGCTGACGCCACGCGTCAAGCTTTCGATGTGGCAGGGCGCATGGCTGCGGATGCTATGAAAACCGCAGCTGATAGCCAAGGTGCAGCAAGGGCTGAAGCCAAAAAACCCTCTAAAAAAACCAGCGCCGCGCCTGCGGCCAAAGCCGCCGCCAAGCCGGCGCGCCCGGCCGCCTCCAAGGGCTGGGCCGCCGCCGCCGCGCCCCGCGCGGCGGCACCACCGCCCGCAACCGCTGCGCCGGCCAAGCGCCCGCGTGCATCCACTGCTGCGGCAGCGCCGGCTTCGCCCACGCGCCGTGGCCGCAGCCGATGA
- a CDS encoding FIST N-terminal domain-containing protein, translated as MKLFPYAHATHPQWRMAAGLVLAQLRAQMALPDHAAAPTLGIVYITDHYVDEAEAILEALGAELPEITDWAGTVGIGVAANNAEYFDEPALAVMLCDLPPEHYRIFSGVAPLGSLATGSFQAHTALLHADAQMPDLTELVAELAERTNTGYLFGGLAASRRGSVQFAVGGNGNIRGQGAASGVFQGGLSGVAFGEGIGLVSRVTQGCQPVGAAHQITGAEDNVITALDGEPALDVLLRELGVSLDDSQEALAAVRTTLVGLQSAEDGAASDLVGRTGHFGVDTRVRHIIGLDPARHGVAVAERVAPGMRMAFCRRNAQAARADLVRICAEIREELEPEEMPLATAAALAAPEAESAPHPARRIAGAIYISCAGRGGPHFGGPSAELQIVRHALGDVPLIGFFAGGEIARHHVYGYTGVLTVFVGE; from the coding sequence ATGAAACTCTTTCCCTACGCCCACGCCACCCACCCGCAATGGCGCATGGCCGCTGGCCTGGTGCTGGCGCAGCTGCGCGCGCAGATGGCGCTGCCCGACCACGCGGCGGCGCCCACGCTGGGCATCGTCTACATCACCGACCACTACGTGGACGAGGCCGAGGCCATCCTCGAAGCCCTGGGCGCCGAGCTGCCCGAGATCACCGACTGGGCCGGCACCGTGGGCATAGGCGTGGCGGCCAACAACGCCGAGTATTTCGACGAGCCCGCGCTGGCCGTGATGCTGTGCGATCTGCCGCCCGAGCACTACCGCATCTTCTCCGGCGTGGCACCACTTGGCTCGCTCGCCACCGGCAGCTTCCAGGCGCATACCGCGCTGCTGCATGCCGACGCGCAAATGCCCGACCTGACCGAGCTGGTGGCCGAACTGGCCGAGCGCACCAACACCGGCTACCTGTTCGGCGGGCTGGCCGCCAGCCGGCGCGGCAGCGTGCAGTTTGCGGTCGGTGGCAACGGCAACATCCGCGGGCAGGGCGCGGCCAGCGGCGTGTTCCAGGGCGGCCTGAGCGGCGTGGCCTTTGGCGAAGGCATCGGCCTGGTGTCGCGCGTGACCCAGGGCTGCCAGCCAGTCGGGGCGGCGCACCAGATCACCGGCGCCGAAGACAACGTGATCACTGCGCTGGATGGCGAGCCCGCGCTGGATGTGCTGCTGCGCGAGCTGGGCGTGTCGCTCGACGATTCACAAGAGGCGCTGGCTGCGGTGCGCACCACGCTGGTCGGCCTGCAGTCGGCCGAGGACGGCGCGGCCAGTGACCTGGTCGGGCGCACTGGCCACTTCGGCGTCGATACGCGGGTGCGCCACATCATCGGGCTCGACCCGGCGCGCCACGGCGTGGCCGTGGCCGAGCGCGTGGCGCCCGGCATGCGCATGGCCTTCTGCCGGCGCAACGCCCAGGCGGCGCGGGCCGACCTGGTGCGCATCTGCGCCGAGATCCGCGAAGAACTGGAACCCGAGGAAATGCCGCTGGCCACCGCCGCCGCGCTGGCCGCACCCGAGGCCGAATCGGCACCGCACCCGGCGCGCCGCATTGCCGGCGCCATCTACATCAGCTGCGCCGGCCGTGGCGGCCCGCACTTTGGCGGCCCGAGCGCAGAGCTGCAGATCGTGCGCCATGCGCTGGGCGACGTGCCGCTGATCGGCTTCTTTGCCGGCGGCGAGATCGCGCGCCACCACGTGTATGGCTACACGGGGGTGTTGACGGTGTTTGTGGGCGAATAG
- a CDS encoding 2-oxoglutarate and iron-dependent oxygenase domain-containing protein, with product MQHDIPVIDITALASPDAAARQQVAAQIGAACRGTGFFLITGHGVPAALVADTFAAAHEVFALPAEAKRELAIARHGHNRGYVGLGVEALDEKTAADLKEAFNLIWTDGATRPPNIWPPIEGWSTRLQAYFDAVLSVGQRLHTAFASDLGLAEDFFADKVDRPQATLRLLRYPTLLDGAPPGQAGAGTHTDYGNVTLLATDGVAGLQVRRRDGQWLDAPTLPGAFICNIGDCLMRWTNDVYVSTPHRVARPPHERYSIAFFLDPNPDALVQAIPSCVPAGEAPRYAPVTAQAYLQQRFDSTYGKM from the coding sequence ATGCAGCACGACATCCCCGTCATCGACATCACCGCCCTCGCCTCCCCTGACGCCGCCGCGCGGCAACAGGTGGCGGCCCAGATTGGCGCCGCCTGCCGCGGCACCGGCTTCTTCCTGATCACCGGCCACGGCGTGCCCGCCGCACTGGTGGCCGACACCTTTGCCGCCGCGCACGAAGTCTTTGCGCTGCCGGCCGAGGCCAAGCGCGAACTGGCCATTGCCCGGCACGGCCACAACCGTGGCTATGTGGGCCTGGGCGTGGAGGCGCTGGACGAGAAGACCGCCGCCGATCTGAAAGAGGCCTTCAACCTGATCTGGACCGACGGCGCCACGCGGCCGCCCAATATCTGGCCGCCGATCGAGGGCTGGAGCACGCGCCTGCAGGCTTACTTCGACGCGGTGCTGTCCGTGGGCCAGCGCCTGCACACGGCCTTTGCCAGTGACCTGGGCCTGGCCGAGGATTTCTTCGCCGACAAGGTCGATCGCCCGCAGGCCACGCTGCGCCTGCTGCGCTACCCCACGCTGCTGGACGGCGCGCCGCCCGGCCAGGCCGGCGCCGGCACGCATACCGATTACGGCAACGTGACCTTGCTGGCGACGGATGGCGTGGCCGGCCTGCAGGTGCGCCGCCGCGACGGCCAGTGGCTGGACGCGCCCACGCTGCCCGGCGCCTTCATCTGCAACATCGGCGACTGCCTGATGCGCTGGACCAATGATGTCTATGTGTCGACCCCGCACCGCGTGGCGCGGCCGCCGCACGAGCGCTATTCGATCGCCTTCTTCCTTGACCCGAACCCGGATGCGCTGGTGCAGGCCATCCCGTCCTGCGTGCCGGCGGGCGAGGCGCCGCGCTATGCGCCGGTGACGGCGCAGGCCTATCTGCAGCAGCGCTTTGATTCCACCTACGGGAAGATGTGA
- a CDS encoding ABC transporter permease, whose product MSSSTPSSRLRDSALAALPVLVVALLGIAAWWLLSATVYAGKGYLLPGPQEVGAAVAENAGTLLLATLATLKEATLGYLLAIVCGIALAAVLSQSRLLERSIYPYAVLLQTVPVVAIAPLIVLWFGYNELSVVIISFIMSLFPIVNNTLLGLRSTSRTLVELFALHSKSRVTTFWKLRLPSALPSILAGLRISAGLSVIGAIVGEFIIGSGNAQGGLGVQIVFAQGRMYTALLFAEVIAATLLGFLFFLVVSGIGRRLLQHWHESEVGD is encoded by the coding sequence ATGAGCAGCTCCACACCCTCTTCACGCCTGCGCGACAGCGCCCTGGCCGCGCTGCCGGTGCTGGTGGTGGCCCTGCTGGGCATCGCCGCCTGGTGGCTGCTGTCGGCCACGGTATATGCCGGCAAGGGCTACCTGCTGCCCGGCCCACAAGAGGTTGGCGCGGCCGTGGCCGAGAACGCCGGCACGCTGCTGCTGGCAACGCTGGCCACGCTCAAGGAAGCAACGCTGGGCTACCTGCTGGCCATCGTCTGCGGCATCGCGCTGGCGGCAGTGCTGAGCCAGTCCAGGCTGCTGGAGCGCAGCATCTACCCGTACGCGGTGTTGCTGCAGACGGTGCCGGTGGTGGCCATCGCGCCGCTGATCGTGCTCTGGTTTGGCTACAACGAACTGTCGGTGGTGATCATCAGCTTCATCATGTCGCTGTTCCCCATCGTCAACAACACGCTGCTGGGGCTGCGCTCTACCTCGCGCACGCTGGTGGAGCTGTTCGCGCTGCACAGCAAGAGCCGCGTCACCACCTTCTGGAAGCTGCGCCTGCCCAGCGCCCTGCCCAGCATCCTGGCCGGGCTGCGTATCTCTGCCGGGCTATCGGTGATCGGCGCCATCGTGGGCGAATTCATCATCGGCTCGGGCAATGCGCAGGGCGGGCTGGGCGTGCAGATCGTGTTCGCGCAGGGCCGCATGTACACCGCCCTGCTGTTCGCCGAGGTGATCGCGGCCACGCTGCTGGGTTTTCTGTTCTTCCTGGTGGTGAGCGGCATCGGCCGGCGCCTGCTGCAACACTGGCATGAGTCCGAGGTGGGCGACTGA
- a CDS encoding ABC transporter ATP-binding protein → MSSPTARGASVALRGVSKTYATGLQALAPTDLTLAAGEFVTIVGPSGCGKSTLLRILAGLVEPSSGTVERPRDSATGFVFQEAALLPWRTVLRNAELLMELEGYRGADCTARAREALQLVGLTGFEASYPHQLSGGMRMRLSLARALALRPALLLLDEPLAAVDELTREVLQEELSALWQQSGFTGAMVTHNVHEAAFLSTRIVVMSARPGRIVEVVDVPFAFPRAPELRATPEFAELTGRVTAALRRKATAEATA, encoded by the coding sequence GTGAGCAGCCCTACAGCACGCGGCGCCAGCGTTGCGCTGCGCGGCGTCTCCAAGACCTATGCCACCGGCTTGCAGGCGCTGGCGCCGACCGACCTTACGCTTGCGGCAGGCGAGTTCGTCACCATCGTCGGGCCCTCGGGCTGCGGCAAATCGACCCTGCTGCGCATCCTCGCGGGGCTGGTCGAGCCCAGCAGCGGCACGGTCGAACGGCCGCGCGATAGCGCCACCGGCTTCGTGTTCCAGGAAGCCGCGCTGCTGCCCTGGCGCACGGTGCTGCGCAATGCCGAGCTGCTGATGGAGCTGGAGGGCTATCGCGGCGCCGACTGCACGGCGCGCGCACGCGAAGCGCTGCAACTGGTCGGCCTGACGGGCTTTGAGGCCAGCTACCCGCACCAGCTCTCGGGCGGCATGCGCATGCGGCTGTCGCTGGCCCGCGCGCTGGCACTGCGGCCGGCGCTGCTGCTGCTCGACGAGCCACTGGCCGCCGTCGACGAACTCACGCGCGAGGTGCTGCAGGAAGAGCTGTCCGCGCTCTGGCAGCAGTCGGGCTTCACCGGCGCCATGGTCACGCACAACGTGCACGAGGCAGCCTTCCTGTCGACCCGTATCGTGGTGATGTCGGCACGGCCGGGGCGCATCGTCGAGGTGGTGGACGTGCCCTTCGCCTTCCCGCGTGCGCCCGAGCTGCGCGCCACGCCGGAGTTTGCAGAGCTGACCGGCCGCGTCACCGCCGCGCTGCGGCGCAAAGCAACCGCAGAGGCCACGGCATGA
- a CDS encoding ABC transporter substrate-binding protein — translation MTTTRRLALALLAALSTSVFAQDAKPVRILTNWFAQPDQAGYWQAQEDQLGKDAGLKISVLQGGPKIQTIPQVASGQAEFGIGNADDVLLARLRGAPVKAVFAHLDYVPYAFIYHRDPAVKGIADLQGRSFAVNIGSAYWEWTKKQYKLANVRELPVSGDLSLFRNDPKMVQQGYSLYLPARMAEAGIDVQQITVASLGYRPYNVLFTTDEMIKKNPALVKAAIAAVQKGWSNYVRNPGGLKPLLTGMNKQISPAIYDAANKDMIENLISHDLGRIGCMQDARWKELAGQLKSVGFLPAGFDEKQAYDRSLVPGCAP, via the coding sequence ATGACCACCACCCGGCGTCTCGCCCTTGCGCTGCTCGCAGCCCTGTCCACCTCGGTCTTTGCCCAGGACGCCAAGCCAGTGCGCATCCTCACCAACTGGTTCGCGCAGCCCGACCAGGCCGGCTACTGGCAGGCGCAGGAAGACCAGCTTGGCAAGGACGCGGGCCTGAAGATCTCGGTGCTGCAGGGCGGCCCCAAGATCCAGACCATTCCGCAGGTGGCCTCGGGCCAGGCCGAGTTCGGCATCGGCAATGCCGACGATGTGCTGCTGGCGCGCCTGCGCGGCGCGCCAGTCAAGGCCGTGTTCGCGCACCTGGACTATGTGCCCTACGCTTTCATTTACCACCGCGACCCGGCCGTGAAGGGCATCGCCGACCTGCAGGGCCGCAGCTTTGCCGTCAACATCGGCAGCGCCTACTGGGAATGGACCAAGAAGCAGTACAAGCTGGCCAATGTGCGCGAGCTGCCGGTGAGCGGCGACCTGAGCCTGTTCCGCAATGATCCAAAGATGGTGCAGCAGGGCTACTCGCTCTACCTGCCCGCGCGCATGGCCGAGGCCGGCATCGACGTGCAGCAGATCACCGTGGCCTCGCTCGGCTACCGGCCGTACAACGTGCTGTTCACCACGGACGAGATGATCAAGAAGAACCCGGCCTTGGTGAAGGCCGCCATCGCCGCAGTGCAGAAGGGCTGGAGCAACTATGTGCGCAACCCCGGTGGCCTGAAGCCGCTGCTGACCGGCATGAACAAGCAGATCTCGCCCGCCATCTACGACGCAGCCAACAAGGACATGATCGAGAACCTGATCTCGCACGACCTGGGCCGGATCGGCTGCATGCAGGATGCGCGCTGGAAGGAGCTGGCCGGCCAGTTGAAGAGCGTGGGCTTTCTGCCTGCCGGCTTCGACGAGAAGCAGGCCTATGACCGCAGCCTGGTCCCAGGATGTGCGCCGTGA
- a CDS encoding aryl-sulfate sulfotransferase, with the protein MPSTVDQITIRRRGVGLIAHDPALSAGGYTLIAPQTARGQVYLVDIHGAVAHEWKMPLRAGRHAVILPNGNLGYNGNHADSPDRYPAWSMWHGGDFSEVTPAGEVVWHYEDPSHHHDAQWLPNGNLLYAACAPVPEGFAARVPGGTAHGDGETMVGDVIREVNRAGELVWEWKAWEHLAPEDFPIHPGFGRYHWPLVNGLGVMADGTVLMSLRTTSGIIGVDKASGSVRLHIPPSVVSHQHAPVPLDNGRILAFDNGNFRSGSHVAFSRVVEIDPATNEVVWSYADEMVNSFYTAFMGNAQRLPNGNTHITESATGRLFEVTPAGEVVWEYVIPWFDEYPDAAARKTGPGRLNSVFQTFRYFDHQLPWLAR; encoded by the coding sequence ATGCCCAGCACCGTCGACCAGATCACCATCCGCCGCCGCGGCGTGGGGCTGATCGCCCATGACCCGGCGCTGTCGGCCGGCGGCTACACCCTGATCGCACCGCAGACCGCGCGCGGCCAGGTCTACCTGGTGGACATCCACGGCGCCGTGGCGCACGAGTGGAAGATGCCGCTGCGCGCCGGCCGCCACGCCGTGATCCTGCCCAACGGCAACCTGGGCTACAACGGCAACCACGCCGATTCGCCCGACCGCTACCCGGCCTGGTCGATGTGGCACGGCGGCGATTTCTCCGAGGTCACGCCCGCAGGCGAGGTGGTCTGGCACTACGAGGACCCGTCCCACCACCACGACGCCCAGTGGCTGCCCAACGGCAACCTGCTGTACGCCGCCTGCGCACCCGTGCCAGAGGGCTTTGCCGCCCGCGTGCCCGGCGGCACCGCGCATGGCGACGGCGAGACGATGGTCGGCGACGTGATCCGCGAGGTGAACCGCGCCGGGGAACTGGTTTGGGAGTGGAAGGCCTGGGAGCACCTGGCGCCGGAGGACTTCCCCATCCACCCCGGCTTTGGCCGCTACCACTGGCCGCTGGTCAACGGGCTGGGCGTGATGGCCGACGGCACGGTGCTGATGAGCCTGCGCACCACCAGCGGCATCATCGGTGTGGACAAGGCCAGCGGCAGCGTGCGCCTGCACATACCGCCCAGCGTGGTGTCGCACCAGCACGCCCCGGTGCCGCTGGACAACGGCCGCATCCTGGCCTTCGACAACGGCAACTTCCGCAGCGGCAGCCATGTGGCCTTCTCGCGCGTGGTTGAGATCGACCCGGCTACGAACGAAGTCGTGTGGTCCTATGCCGACGAGATGGTCAATTCCTTCTACACCGCCTTCATGGGCAATGCCCAGCGCCTGCCCAACGGCAACACCCACATCACGGAATCTGCCACGGGCCGGCTGTTCGAGGTGACACCCGCCGGCGAGGTGGTGTGGGAGTACGTGATTCCCTGGTTTGACGAATACCCCGACGCGGCCGCGCGCAAGACCGGCCCCGGCCGCCTCAACAGCGTGTTCCAGACCTTCCGCTACTTCGACCACCAGTTGCCCTGGCTCGCGCGCTGA